The following are encoded together in the Streptomyces rapamycinicus NRRL 5491 genome:
- a CDS encoding TetR/AcrR family transcriptional regulator — protein sequence MTTGRRGLQPRKQPRQARAELTRQRILTAAAHVFAEYGYAAGTTNRIAERARISIGSLYQYYPNKDAILAELLTRHLDAGGDAIRSRQNEEQPDSFEEIIRGFVRAVIENHLDDPQLLRVMMEHGPRSPELFEKITRHERDRVVYTQELLERHPEVRVEDTHVAARLVVSTVELIVHQLIAAPGSIDTTRLENELVAMLTRYVTAAPGGAGGVERPRDEGRAPGGPGARPS from the coding sequence ATGACGACCGGCCGTCGTGGACTTCAGCCACGTAAACAGCCACGCCAGGCCCGGGCCGAGCTCACCCGGCAGCGCATCCTCACCGCCGCTGCTCACGTTTTCGCCGAGTACGGCTATGCCGCCGGGACCACCAATCGCATCGCCGAGCGCGCCCGGATCTCGATCGGCTCGCTGTATCAGTACTATCCGAACAAGGACGCGATCCTGGCCGAGCTGCTGACCCGTCACCTCGACGCCGGGGGAGACGCCATCAGGAGCCGTCAGAACGAGGAGCAGCCCGACTCCTTTGAAGAGATCATCCGCGGTTTCGTGCGCGCGGTGATCGAGAACCACCTCGATGACCCGCAGCTGCTCCGCGTCATGATGGAACACGGGCCACGGTCGCCCGAGTTGTTCGAGAAGATCACCCGGCACGAGCGGGATCGGGTCGTCTACACCCAGGAGCTGCTCGAGCGCCATCCCGAGGTCCGGGTCGAGGACACCCATGTCGCCGCCCGGCTGGTCGTCTCCACGGTCGAGCTCATCGTCCACCAGCTCATCGCGGCGCCCGGCTCCATCGACACCACCCGGCTGGAGAACGAACTCGTCGCGATGCTCACCCGCTATGTCACGGCCGCGCCGGGCGGGGCCGGCGGGGTTGAGCGGCCACGGGACGAGGGACGGGCACCCGGTGGCCCGGGTGCCCGTCCCTCGTGA
- a CDS encoding MSMEG_1061 family FMN-dependent PPOX-type flavoprotein translates to MTQTSTRPRRLSPTEVHALLGEPEAMVKGKIQDHIDEYFRLFIAHSPFLSMATADAEGRADCSPRGDYPGFVKVLDDRTLAIPDRPGNKIADSFRNLAENDGIGLLFLIPGLRETLRVNGRAYPTDDPDVLARMRTEAKDPVLAIVVEVAEAYFHCGRALIRSRLWDPASQALADEIPSVGEIASSQFGVDIDPMALTQALEEGYRKLY, encoded by the coding sequence ATGACGCAGACCAGCACACGCCCCCGGCGGTTGTCGCCGACCGAGGTCCACGCCCTGCTCGGGGAGCCCGAGGCCATGGTCAAGGGCAAGATCCAGGACCATATCGACGAGTACTTCCGCCTCTTCATCGCGCACTCCCCCTTCCTGTCCATGGCCACGGCGGACGCGGAGGGGCGCGCCGACTGCTCCCCCCGTGGCGACTACCCGGGGTTCGTGAAGGTCCTGGACGACCGCACGCTCGCGATTCCCGACCGCCCCGGCAACAAGATCGCCGACTCCTTCCGCAACCTCGCCGAGAACGACGGGATCGGGCTGCTCTTCCTCATCCCCGGGCTCCGGGAGACCTTGCGGGTCAACGGCCGCGCCTACCCCACCGACGACCCCGACGTGCTCGCCCGGATGCGCACCGAGGCCAAGGATCCGGTGCTGGCGATCGTCGTCGAAGTGGCGGAGGCGTACTTCCACTGTGGCCGCGCGCTCATCCGCTCCCGGCTGTGGGATCCCGCGAGCCAGGCCCTCGCCGACGAGATTCCGTCGGTCGGCGAGATCGCCAGCTCCCAATTCGGGGTGGACATCGACCCTATGGCGCTCACACAGGCTCTCGAAGAGGGCTACCGGAAACTCTACTGA
- a CDS encoding PDR/VanB family oxidoreductase has translation MQQTVVDHIEQVAEDVVSLVLRGATGPLAPWEPGAHIDLALPNWLTRQYSLCGDPADRESYRVAVRHDRLSRGGSEYIHRFLRRGRALDVSQPRNHFPLLPAPEYLFLAGGIGITPILPMLRAAAASGVPASLVYLGQSVASMPFVDELRASYGDQVRIVATRQQGRPDFAALASALSPGAVVYACGPGPMLAAAEDVFPSGRLYAERFRPAPRTFAPNTAFEAVCARSGRTVQVPGDESLLDALTHAGFPVASGCREGVCGSCEVAVLDGEPEHRDDIGAPAGRMYACVSRALSPRLVVDL, from the coding sequence ATGCAACAGACCGTCGTCGACCACATCGAGCAGGTCGCCGAAGACGTCGTCTCCCTCGTCCTGCGGGGCGCCACCGGCCCGCTGGCGCCCTGGGAGCCGGGCGCCCATATCGACCTGGCGCTGCCGAACTGGCTGACCCGCCAGTACTCGCTGTGCGGAGACCCGGCGGACCGGGAGTCCTATCGCGTCGCGGTACGCCACGACCGCCTCAGCCGGGGCGGTTCGGAGTACATCCACCGGTTCCTGCGCCGGGGCCGCGCCCTCGATGTGTCGCAGCCGCGGAACCACTTCCCGCTGCTCCCCGCGCCGGAGTACCTCTTCCTCGCCGGCGGGATCGGCATCACCCCGATCCTGCCGATGCTGCGGGCGGCGGCCGCGTCGGGCGTCCCGGCGTCGCTCGTGTACCTGGGGCAGTCGGTGGCGTCCATGCCCTTCGTCGACGAACTGCGCGCCTCCTACGGCGACCAGGTGCGGATCGTCGCCACGCGGCAGCAGGGCAGGCCGGACTTCGCCGCTCTGGCCTCCGCGCTGAGCCCCGGTGCCGTGGTCTACGCCTGCGGCCCCGGACCGATGCTCGCCGCGGCGGAGGACGTGTTCCCCTCGGGGCGGCTGTACGCGGAGCGGTTCCGCCCGGCGCCCAGGACGTTCGCGCCCAACACGGCGTTCGAGGCGGTGTGTGCCCGGTCGGGGCGGACGGTTCAGGTGCCCGGCGACGAGTCGCTGCTGGACGCCCTGACCCACGCCGGATTCCCCGTGGCGTCCGGATGCCGCGAAGGCGTCTGCGGCAGTTGCGAAGTGGCCGTACTCGACGGCGAACCGGAGCACCGGGACGACATCGGCGCCCCCGCGGGCCGGATGTACGCCTGTGTGTCCCGCGCCCTGTCCCCGCGGCTCGTCGTGGATCTGTGA
- a CDS encoding siderophore-interacting protein, producing MLPKTRTPESRQMITLEVRRNTSLTPAFSTITLGGPELEHLKPMGFDQTVRLFFPREGQDGLRMPRLSSEAWMAEILLLPKSRRPWVRNFTIRRARPELGEVDIEFALHGDTPASTWARRARPGDPAGIFDMGMSYLPPAHAEWQLLAGDESAVPAILAILEDAPASLVADVFLEVPGTADIRTDISAPEGVRVRWLARDGADTRPGELALDAVRASSLRPGRFYTWVAGEAGLATGLRRHLVRDRGVPKPDIAFFGYWRHGRSSPG from the coding sequence ATGTTGCCCAAGACACGCACGCCCGAATCACGGCAGATGATCACGCTGGAGGTGCGCCGGAACACATCGCTGACACCCGCCTTCTCGACCATCACCCTCGGCGGACCCGAACTGGAGCATCTCAAGCCCATGGGCTTCGACCAGACCGTGCGGCTGTTCTTCCCCCGCGAAGGGCAGGACGGGCTGAGGATGCCGAGGCTCTCCAGTGAGGCGTGGATGGCGGAAATACTCCTCCTGCCGAAGTCACGCCGCCCATGGGTGCGCAACTTCACCATCCGGCGCGCCCGGCCCGAACTCGGCGAGGTGGACATCGAGTTCGCCCTGCACGGCGACACCCCGGCCTCCACCTGGGCCCGCCGCGCCCGGCCCGGCGACCCGGCGGGCATCTTCGACATGGGCATGAGCTATCTGCCACCGGCCCATGCCGAATGGCAGCTGCTGGCCGGGGACGAGAGCGCCGTACCCGCGATCCTCGCCATCCTCGAGGACGCTCCGGCGTCACTGGTGGCGGACGTCTTCCTGGAGGTGCCCGGGACCGCCGACATCCGTACGGACATCAGCGCTCCCGAGGGCGTACGGGTGCGATGGCTGGCCCGGGACGGCGCGGACACCCGGCCCGGCGAGCTGGCCCTCGACGCGGTCAGAGCGTCGTCGCTGCGCCCTGGCCGGTTCTACACCTGGGTCGCCGGGGAGGCCGGACTGGCCACCGGGCTGCGCCGCCACTTGGTGCGCGACCGCGGTGTGCCGAAGCCGGACATCGCGTTCTTCGGCTACTGGCGGCACGGCCGTTCCAGCCCCGGCTGA
- a CDS encoding DJ-1/PfpI family protein: protein MAQEDTRKIGILLFPDVEELDAIGPWEVLSYWTRNFAEDGWQVFCFSVDGNPVTCAKGLTVAAHHAMADLPALDVLLHPGGQGTRPQLGDERHLDWVRAQRRSVPLMTSVCTGSLVYAAAGLLTGRPATTHWASLDRLAELDPTIDVRPDERFVDDGDLITSAGVSAGIDMALHLVARLASPERARQVRRGIQYDPRPLV from the coding sequence ATGGCCCAGGAAGACACACGGAAGATCGGGATCCTGCTGTTCCCGGACGTGGAGGAGCTCGACGCCATCGGTCCTTGGGAGGTGCTGTCCTACTGGACGCGCAACTTCGCCGAGGACGGCTGGCAGGTGTTCTGCTTCTCCGTCGATGGAAACCCCGTGACCTGCGCGAAGGGGCTCACCGTCGCGGCCCATCACGCGATGGCCGACCTGCCCGCTCTGGATGTGCTGCTGCACCCCGGCGGCCAGGGCACCCGGCCCCAGCTCGGGGACGAGCGGCATCTGGACTGGGTCCGGGCCCAGCGGCGATCCGTACCCCTGATGACGAGCGTGTGCACGGGCTCGCTGGTCTACGCGGCGGCCGGACTGCTGACCGGGCGGCCCGCGACCACGCACTGGGCGTCGCTGGACCGGCTCGCCGAGCTCGACCCGACGATCGACGTACGGCCCGACGAGCGGTTCGTCGACGACGGCGACCTGATCACCTCCGCGGGGGTCTCGGCCGGTATCGACATGGCCCTTCATCTGGTCGCCAGGCTGGCGTCGCCGGAGCGCGCACGCCAGGTGCGGCGTGGCATCCAGTACGACCCGCGGCCACTGGTGTGA
- a CDS encoding tautomerase family protein, with amino-acid sequence MPLWHVYHPVDAYSAEQKRQFAADVTEYYTRVGLPKFYVVTLFHEVPESSFLVGGEPSDNTVRVVVEHIARHLTDPEVRKKGTEGLSRLLAPHTRDRGLRCEFHVDETPRDLWMIDGMWPPPSRSEAEQLWARENRPVAY; translated from the coding sequence ATGCCCCTGTGGCACGTCTACCATCCGGTCGACGCCTACTCCGCGGAACAGAAGCGGCAGTTCGCCGCGGACGTCACGGAGTACTACACCCGGGTCGGTCTGCCGAAGTTCTACGTCGTCACCCTGTTCCACGAGGTCCCCGAGTCCTCGTTCCTGGTCGGCGGGGAGCCGTCGGACAACACCGTCCGGGTCGTGGTCGAGCACATCGCCCGCCACTTGACGGACCCCGAGGTGCGGAAGAAGGGCACCGAGGGGCTCAGCCGCCTGCTGGCCCCTCACACCCGGGACCGCGGGCTGCGCTGCGAGTTCCACGTCGACGAGACGCCCCGGGATCTCTGGATGATCGACGGGATGTGGCCCCCTCCCTCGCGCAGCGAAGCCGAGCAGCTCTGGGCGCGGGAGAACCGCCCGGTGGCGTACTGA
- a CDS encoding SDR family oxidoreductase — protein sequence MVAIDGSVVLVTGGQRGIGKAYVEALLRRGAAKVYATARKPAPGEDPRVEAVSLDVNDADAVAALAGRATDVDIVINNAGVLLPAPLLTADMADVVATFETNVFGPLRVARAFAPVLAARGGGALVDMHSVLSWGAGAAAYGASKAALWSITNSLRIELAEQGTQVVGVHLGLADTDMVAGIPSQKISPAEVVEAVLDGVESGGNEVLVDAVTRQMKAALAGPVEGLTVRLGG from the coding sequence ATGGTTGCGATCGATGGTTCCGTGGTGCTGGTGACCGGAGGCCAACGTGGCATCGGCAAGGCGTATGTGGAGGCACTGCTCCGGCGTGGGGCGGCGAAGGTCTACGCGACGGCGCGGAAGCCCGCCCCCGGCGAGGACCCGCGGGTAGAGGCCGTTTCCCTCGACGTCAACGACGCGGACGCGGTCGCCGCGCTCGCCGGCCGGGCCACGGATGTGGACATCGTCATCAACAACGCGGGAGTGCTCCTGCCCGCGCCACTGCTGACGGCGGACATGGCCGACGTGGTGGCCACGTTCGAAACGAATGTCTTCGGGCCCCTCCGGGTGGCCCGAGCGTTCGCCCCGGTCCTCGCCGCGCGGGGTGGCGGCGCGTTGGTCGACATGCACTCCGTACTGTCCTGGGGCGCCGGCGCGGCCGCCTACGGCGCATCGAAGGCCGCCCTGTGGTCGATCACGAACTCCCTCCGCATCGAGCTGGCGGAGCAGGGGACCCAGGTGGTCGGGGTGCACCTCGGGCTCGCCGACACCGACATGGTCGCCGGGATACCGAGTCAGAAGATCTCCCCGGCCGAGGTCGTGGAGGCGGTCCTGGACGGCGTCGAGAGCGGCGGCAACGAGGTGCTCGTCGACGCCGTGACCCGGCAGATGAAGGCGGCGCTCGCCGGGCCGGTGGAGGGCCTCACCGTCCGTCTCGGAGGCTGA
- a CDS encoding TetR/AcrR family transcriptional regulator — MPRASRAEAERHREQVIAATAKLVRTHGADKVSVPQAMAAAGLTHGGFYRHFASKDDLVAQACSAAFAERLAAMEEPPEGEDTSGARAAFLATYLSARHRDNPGLGCAAAALAVDAAHAEPGDPLKGAYIEGVRNLIGGMERNARTSGDTAADEESVLVELSTMVGALVLARACAGDDLSDRVLAAVRDHVLSAYEHTPDGKDASGTAE; from the coding sequence ATGCCCCGAGCATCCCGAGCCGAGGCCGAACGCCACCGCGAGCAGGTGATCGCGGCCACCGCGAAGCTGGTGCGCACCCACGGCGCCGACAAGGTGAGCGTGCCCCAGGCGATGGCGGCGGCAGGTCTGACCCACGGCGGCTTCTACCGCCACTTCGCCTCGAAGGACGACCTGGTCGCCCAGGCGTGCTCGGCCGCGTTCGCCGAACGTCTCGCCGCCATGGAGGAACCCCCCGAGGGCGAGGACACGAGCGGCGCCCGGGCCGCCTTCCTGGCCACCTATCTGTCCGCCCGGCACCGCGACAACCCCGGCCTGGGGTGCGCCGCCGCGGCGCTGGCGGTGGACGCCGCACACGCGGAGCCCGGTGACCCGCTCAAGGGGGCGTACATCGAAGGTGTGCGCAACCTGATCGGCGGGATGGAGCGCAACGCGAGGACGTCCGGCGACACGGCGGCCGACGAGGAGTCCGTTCTCGTCGAACTGTCCACCATGGTCGGGGCGTTGGTGCTGGCACGGGCCTGCGCGGGGGACGATCTGTCGGACCGCGTCCTGGCCGCGGTGCGCGACCACGTCCTCAGCGCGTATGAGCACACCCCTGACGGGAAGGACGCGTCCGGCACCGCCGAATGA
- a CDS encoding PfkB family carbohydrate kinase, protein MTGHHGVPGASGEATGGRLVLLGNAIVDLVMRVPALPERGGDIVSRDTTLTTGGGFNVLTAARRLGLPAVYAGAHGTGPFGDRVRADLARTGIEVPLDPVTDEDTGFCVAFVDGGGERTFATSLGAEARLTEAHATAVLAALRPGDLVQISGYGLAYPVNGPVLASLVARLPEHTRVFLDPGPLADQIPEEVLEPVLARCDWVSCNQREGRLLTGRDDAREAAAALAARLGPRTGVLLRADADGCWLVPPGGEPAHIPGRRVTAVDSNGAGDAHTGAFLALLGHGLDLSGAVRGANAAAAFAVTRHGPATGPTVGELLDFLDGEPLAARLSSALGR, encoded by the coding sequence ATGACCGGCCACCACGGCGTCCCCGGGGCCTCCGGCGAGGCCACGGGCGGTCGGCTGGTGCTGCTCGGCAACGCCATCGTCGACCTGGTGATGCGGGTGCCCGCACTGCCCGAGCGCGGCGGCGACATCGTCTCGCGGGACACCACGCTCACCACGGGCGGCGGATTCAACGTCCTCACCGCCGCCCGCCGCCTGGGCCTGCCGGCCGTGTACGCGGGCGCCCACGGCACCGGGCCGTTCGGCGACCGGGTCCGGGCGGACCTCGCCCGGACAGGCATCGAGGTGCCGCTGGATCCGGTCACGGACGAGGACACCGGATTCTGCGTGGCCTTCGTCGACGGCGGTGGCGAACGCACCTTCGCCACCAGCCTCGGCGCCGAGGCGCGGCTGACCGAGGCCCACGCGACGGCCGTGCTCGCCGCGCTGCGCCCCGGCGACCTGGTGCAGATCTCCGGATACGGGCTCGCCTACCCGGTGAACGGCCCGGTCCTGGCCTCGCTCGTGGCACGGCTGCCGGAGCACACCCGGGTCTTCCTCGACCCGGGCCCGCTGGCCGACCAGATCCCGGAGGAGGTGCTGGAGCCCGTGCTGGCGCGCTGCGACTGGGTCAGCTGCAACCAGCGCGAGGGGCGGCTGCTGACCGGCCGGGACGACGCCCGGGAGGCCGCGGCGGCGCTCGCCGCCCGGCTGGGCCCGCGCACCGGTGTGCTGCTGCGGGCCGACGCGGACGGCTGCTGGCTGGTCCCGCCCGGCGGCGAGCCCGCGCACATCCCCGGCCGCCGGGTGACCGCGGTCGACAGCAACGGCGCGGGCGACGCCCATACGGGAGCGTTCCTGGCCCTCCTCGGCCACGGGCTGGACCTGAGCGGCGCCGTACGGGGTGCCAACGCGGCGGCCGCCTTCGCGGTCACCCGGCACGGCCCCGCCACCGGGCCGACCGTCGGCGAGCTGCTGGACTTCCTCGACGGCGAGCCGCTCGCGGCGCGGCTGTCCTCGGCGCTCGGACGGTAG